The DNA sequence GTTAAAACGCCCCATTTCGATTTGAATGTTCCATATGCAACAAAATCGCTGAGGAATCCGGTAAAGTTTCCATTGTATTCAATAACGCCAGCCCGAATAAGCTGAGATGGTAACTTTAATTGCGTGAGCGGAAAATCATCGGGAAGCTTCACCTGACTCAGTTCGTTCAAGTCAGCAAACGACTGTTTAAGATCGATGTGCATGTACGTATTTTCAATATCAGGCAATCCACTCAGTCGGATATCAAAAGCCAAACGAGTATTTTCCCTGATACTCAACTCGATGTTCTTACCTTTCAGATCGGCCAAATTTCCGGAAGCTTGCCCCGAAACTTCAATATTTTCGTCCATTCCCTTCAGCGAAGGAACTAAAAGGCCAACATCCTTCAGACTAACCACCGACCTTTTCAGGTCGAGATTAACTTTTAGTTTCTTAAAATCGAGTCCGGATCCTATCTTACTTTTATCGACATACAGGTTTGCCTCTGTAATTTCAGAATGTGGTGTCTTCGCATGAAGTTGCGTTATTATTAAAGAATCGGGAGTGGACAGAAAATTGGCTGAGAAATCTTCGAGCTTAAATTCTTTTTGATCGTTAAGCTCAAATTTATTGATTCTAAAACCAATATTTTCAGCCAAAACCTTTATTCCAGAAACCGCAAAAGAAATATCATCCAGAAAAATCTTATGTGCCCCAGCGCTATCCGCATATGCATAATTTATTTTGGCATCATTAAAATCAAATTTATTTACGACAAAATCATAGCTGGTATTCAGGCTATCGGTCTTTACGGTGTCCTTCTGTCCAAATAAATCCAACAGAAATTGATAATTCGGGTCTCCTGTCGAATCCGTATTAACGTTCAGGTATGTTTGATCAAGTTTGAGCTGATCAATACTTACATAACGTTTTTTGATACTGAAAGAATCGATACTGGCAACTAGTTCATGAACAAATAAAAGTGAATCGTGTTTTTGATCTTCAACCAAGACATCTTTGAGTTTAACTTCATCAAAAAAAGTAATGGAAACTCCTTGAATAGTGATGTTTGTATTTAATTCAGCAGATAGTTTCAGCGCTAATTTTTGGGCAAGATAAGTCTGTACTGCCGGACTCTGAAGAATGAGCCAGGAAGAAAAAAGAAGGACGAAAACCGTACCCAGTATTGGCAACCCTATTTTAAGTGTTTTTTTGATAATTTTGTGCCTCGAATTTGAATACAAAATAATACAAATACCCGAATAAAAACCAGTCTGTTCATGAATTAAACGAATGTTCAGGCTTTTTATTGATACTAATGAACAAAGAAAAGGACATCTTCATTTTAGGAATCGAATCATCATGCGATGATACTTCGGCTTCGGTTCTACAGAATGGCGTTTTGCTTTCAAATATCATTGCAGGGCAAAAGGTTCACGAAGCATACGGAGGCGTGGTCCCGGAACTTGCCAGCCGCGCACATCAACAAAACATTGTTCCGGTGGTCGATCAGGCCATTAAGCAGGCTGGCCTCAAAAATGAGGACATCACAGCAATTGCTTTTACCCGTGGTCCAGGATTATTGGGTTCGTTGTTGGTTGGAACTTCTTTCGCCAAAGGGTTTTCGCTTGCAACAGGCGCACCGATGATTGAAATCAACCACCTTCAGGCACACGTTCTGGCACATTTTATTCAGGAAAAAGACACACCATACGATCCTCCAAAGTTCCCATTCCTATGTTTGTTGGTTTCGGGTGGCAATTCGCAGATTATTTTGGTGAAAGATTACCTCGACATGGAAGTGATTGGCCAAACCATTGACGATGCTGCCGGTGAGGCATTTGACAAATGCGCCAAAGTAATGGGTCTTCCCTACCCCGGAGGTCCGTTTGTCGATAAGCTGGCTAAAGAGGGCAATCCGGATGCTTTTAAATTCTCAAAACCACGCATTCAGAACTTCGATTATAGTTTCAGCGGATTAAAAACAAGTTTTCTGTACTTCCTTCGCGACCAACTGAAAGAAAACGAAAACTTCATTGAAGAACGAAAAGCCGACTTGTGTGCTTCGTTGCAAAAAACGATTATCGATATTTTGCTCGATAAACTGATTAAAGCGGCCAAAGAAACCGGCATCAACGAAATTACTGTTGCAGGCGGTGTTTCGGCCAATTCAGGATTACGAAATGCACTGATGGAGACTGCGGCAAAACGTCGCTGGAAAATGCACATCCCTAAATTTGCGTTCACCACCGACAATGCAGCCATGATTGCAATGACCGGACATTTCAAATATTTGAAAGGTGAGTTTATCGGAATGGATGCTGTTCCTTTTGCACGAATGGACATAAAAGTGTAAAAAAAAGGGAGTAGAGAACTAAAATCTACTCCCTTTTTTCTTGTAATAAGTTCAACCAGATTTCAATTTTATTAAGCTAAGTGCGTCCTCTGAGGCAACCTTGTTTTACTTTTCGTCTCAGATGTTGTATTAAATATTTTATCAATTATGGTTTCTTTACCGATTTGGATGAATAAATAAAGAGAGGAATGCAGTGAAGATATCTGGATTAGTAAAGTTACTTCGAATGGAAATACAAAACAAAAATGCCTGAATTTCAATGAAATTCAGGCATTTAGACTTGCGGAGAGAGAGGGATTCGAACCCCCGGACCGCTCACACGGTCAACGGTTTTCAAGACCGCCGCGTTCGACCACTCTGCCATCTCTCCAAACGCGGTGGCAAAAGTAGAACATTTTTTTAGACTACAAAAACATTTGTTAAAAAAAGTCAGGAAATAATTTTAAAAAAAACTTTAGATAAGGGTTGCTTTTTTGAATCAGAATTAGGAATTTAGTATCATATTAAAATTAACCATTTGAAAGTATTGATTTTATTAAGGTTATTGCTTTTTTAGGTTGCCTTTATTTCATAAATTCGAATGATTTTAATTCAGATATTTTTAACCTTAAACAAGTTTTCTTATGAACAAAGCACAATTAATCGATGCAATTGCTGAAAAAGCTGGTTTAACAAAAGCAGATGCTAAAAAAGCATTAGATGCTTTCGTTGATGCCACATCTGATGCCTTAAAAAATGGCGATCGTGTAGCTCTTATTGGATTTGGCTCTTTCTCAGTTGCTTCGCGCAGCGCAAGGACCGGCAGAAACCCACAATCTGGTGCAACAATTGAAATCCCTGAAAAGAAAGTTGTTAAATTTAAACCAGGTGCTGAATTAGCTGATACTATCTAGTATTTTCCTGAAAAATTTACAAAGGGGACGCATTTCAATAGTGCGCCCCTTTTTTTTATCTTTGCTTCCCCAAAAAAGATATCATGGATGCCGACTTGATTCAGTTTCTTTCAGGATTTATTACTCCCGAAAGACTTACTTTATTTAATAAAATACTCTCTCAGCGAACGAATTACCTGACAGTTGTACTTGAAGATTTGTACCAGACTCAGAATACCAGTGCAGTAGTTCGCACTGCCGATTGTTTCGGCATTCAAAATGTTCATGTCATTGAAAATAAGCACGCTTTTGAGGTTAATCCCGATGTGGTGCGTGGTGCAAGCAATTGGGTTTCGGTAATCCAACACAATGGTACCGCGATGAATACTCCGGAAGCACTTCAGAAATTACGAAGTGAGGGTTATCGGATAGTTGTTGCAACTCCACACGATCATGATGTTGCTTTGGAGAATTTTGATCTGGAAAAAGGAAAAGCCGCCATTGTTTTTGGTTGCGAACGTCCCGGACTTACCGAATGGGCCATGAAAGAGGCCGACGAATACATGAAAATCCCGATGGTTGGCTTTACCGAAAGCCTGAATGTTTCGGTTGCAGTAGCGGTAACTTTACATCATTTGACCCACCAACTTCGTAATCACACTGACATTGATTGGCATTTGACTGATATCGAAAAACAAGAAATACTACTCAATTGGCTTCGCACGTCGATAAAACGGGTAGATTTACTCGAAGCGAAATTTGAAGAATTGAATAAATAACTGAAGACATGGACGTATTTGCTGAAAAGTTTGCCGACATCAAGATATTGCGATACTCGGTTCCTGAGTTCGAAAAACTGACTTTAAACCAAAAGATATACATCTATTATCTTTCGCAGGCAGCGCTTTGTGGCCGCGATATCTTGTGGGATCAGAATAATCGCCACAATTTGGCTATTCGTAAAGTTGTTGAAACGATTTACAAGTCTTTCAAAGGCAATCGTGAAACCACGGAATTTCAGCAATTCGTGATTTACCTGAAAAGGGTTTGGTTTTCAAGCGGAATCCATCATCATTATTCAACCGAGAAAATACCGGCTGGTTTTTCTGAGGCTTATTTTAATAAACTTGTGGTGCAATCCGATTGGGCTAGCTTTAAGTCGCCTTCTGAAAAAAGTTTCGAAGCGATCATTCCGGAAATTAAAAAGGTCATTTTTGATCCGGAAACAGAAAGAAAGCGGGTGAATCTGGATTCAGAAAAGGATCTCCTTGTTTCTTCAAGCAATAACTATTACCAGAACGTGAAACAAGCCGAAGCCGAAAAGTTCTATGCAGATTTGAAATTGACTGCCG is a window from the Aquipluma nitroreducens genome containing:
- the tsaD gene encoding tRNA (adenosine(37)-N6)-threonylcarbamoyltransferase complex transferase subunit TsaD gives rise to the protein MNKEKDIFILGIESSCDDTSASVLQNGVLLSNIIAGQKVHEAYGGVVPELASRAHQQNIVPVVDQAIKQAGLKNEDITAIAFTRGPGLLGSLLVGTSFAKGFSLATGAPMIEINHLQAHVLAHFIQEKDTPYDPPKFPFLCLLVSGGNSQIILVKDYLDMEVIGQTIDDAAGEAFDKCAKVMGLPYPGGPFVDKLAKEGNPDAFKFSKPRIQNFDYSFSGLKTSFLYFLRDQLKENENFIEERKADLCASLQKTIIDILLDKLIKAAKETGINEITVAGGVSANSGLRNALMETAAKRRWKMHIPKFAFTTDNAAMIAMTGHFKYLKGEFIGMDAVPFARMDIKV
- a CDS encoding HU family DNA-binding protein, with the translated sequence MNKAQLIDAIAEKAGLTKADAKKALDAFVDATSDALKNGDRVALIGFGSFSVASRSARTGRNPQSGATIEIPEKKVVKFKPGAELADTI
- a CDS encoding TrmH family RNA methyltransferase — translated: MDADLIQFLSGFITPERLTLFNKILSQRTNYLTVVLEDLYQTQNTSAVVRTADCFGIQNVHVIENKHAFEVNPDVVRGASNWVSVIQHNGTAMNTPEALQKLRSEGYRIVVATPHDHDVALENFDLEKGKAAIVFGCERPGLTEWAMKEADEYMKIPMVGFTESLNVSVAVAVTLHHLTHQLRNHTDIDWHLTDIEKQEILLNWLRTSIKRVDLLEAKFEELNK